In one Juglans regia cultivar Chandler chromosome 11, Walnut 2.0, whole genome shotgun sequence genomic region, the following are encoded:
- the LOC109008169 gene encoding E3 ubiquitin-protein ligase ATL6-like: MNFKHGIVSLLLLALLLPEIPWAAAQPTTDPDQYRLARFSPSMAIIVVVLVAALFLMGFFSIYIRHCTNGQTANSVRTRILSRRGAAATRGLDPAVIETFPTLVYSVVKGLKIGKGALECAVCLNEFEDNEKLRLIPKCDHVFHPECIDAWLASHTTCPVCRANLVPQPGESVHQLGELDAGSDLEAVNDDVGESSDRETEREQGVEEPVVIDVKQTLNRNRTRGSRSTRTWRNPFPRSHSTGHSLVQPGEDMERFTLRLPVEVRKQIMNRKLSRATSMVLLPREGSSRQGYRTGGEGSSRGKNYKRLEKPDQMSKSGRWAFFTRALSLKSPKVAANYGEGTSAQPETSKNGSARPPV, from the coding sequence ATGAACTTCAAGCATGGAATCGTTTCTCTCCTTTTGCTCGCTCTCCTCTTGCCGGAGATTCCTTGGGCAGCTGCTCAGCCTACCACCGATCCGGATCAGTACCGTTTAGCGAGGTTCAGCCCCTCCATGGCGATAATTGTCGTCGTTCTTGTCGCCGCGCTCTTCCTCATGGGCTTTTTCTCCATCTACATCCGCCACTGCACCAACGGACAGACCGCCAACAGCGTCCGTACGCGAATTCTCTCCAGGCGCGGCGCCGCCGCAACACGTGGTCTCGATCCGGCGGTTATCGAGACGTTCCCGACACTTGTTTACTCTGTGGTCAAGGGTCTCAAGATTGGGAAGGGCGCGCTGGAGTGCGCCGTGTGCTTGAACGAGTTTGAGGACAACGAAAAGCTGCGTTTGATCCCCAAGTGCGACCACGTTTTCCACCCCGAGTGCATCGATGCCTGGTTGGCTTCCCACACAACCTGTCCCGTCTGCCGAGCCAACCTCGTCCCTCAACCCGGAGAGTCCGTACACCAACTGGGCGAGTTGGACGCCGGCTCGGACCTCGAAGCCGTAAACGACGACGTCGGGGAATCATCCGACAGAGAAACGGAACGGGAACAAGGAGTAGAAGAACCGGTAGTGATCGATGTGAAGCAAACGTTGAACCGGAATCGGACGCGGGGGTCAAGGTCGACCCGGACTTGGAGGAATCCGTTTCCGCGGTCCCACTCAACGGGGCACTCGTTGGTCCAACCGGGTGAGGACATGGAACGGTTCACGTTGAGGTTGCCGGTTGAGGTGAGGAAACAGATAATGAACCGTAAGCTAAGCCGGGCTACTAGTATGGTTTTGTTACCGAGGGAAGGTAGTTCGAGGCAGGGTTACAGAACCGGTGGGGAAGGAAGTAGCAGAGGGAAGAATTATAAGCGGCTCGAGAAACCGGACCAGATGAGTAAATCGGGCCGGTGGGCGTTTTTTACGAGAGCATTGTCGTTGAAGTCACCGAAGGTGGCGGCTAATTATGGGGAGGGGACTTCGGCTCAACCGGAAACATCAAAGAATGGCTCGGCTCGACCTCCGGTTTGA